A window of Sporohalobacter salinus genomic DNA:
AATTAAGTATAACAAAATTTAGGTTAAAAGTTAAGGTGGAGTACAAATTTTCAACTTGTTGGTAAGATTTCTTACTAACAAAATATCACAACAGGAGAGATTTAATGTGATTAATATTTTTGAACAAGCTCCGATTCCAATAGCAGGTTTGATGCTTGGACTGGCTGGTTTAGGGAATTTAATTCGTCCTTATGGTAGTCAATATCGATATATAGCTGGAATATTATCTACACTAATAGCTGTGCTTTTAGTCATACGATTTCTTATTGATCGTGAAAATTTTTTAAAGGAGTTGGAAAATTCTATAGTAGCAAGTGTAGCTCCTACCTTTTCTATGGGAATTATGATTTTAGCTAGTTATATTATTAAGTTTTCTTTTCCGTTGGCTTTGTATATCTGGTATGGTGGGATTATTCTCCATGGTTTGTTGATTATATCATTTTCTAGTCGTTTTATTTTGAATTTTGATATTAAGAAAGTATTTCCTAGTTATTTTATAGTTTACGTGGGGATAGTGGTGGCTAGTGTAACTGCTCCAGCTTTTAATCATATCCTGTTGGGACAATTAATTTTCTGGTTTGGATTTATTGCTTATATGATTTTGCTTCCAATAATTAGTTATCGGGTTTTTGGGATTAGAGAGATTAAAGATCCAGCATTACCTACTATTTCTATATTTACAGCTCCTGCAGGGCTTTGTTTAGCTGGATATATGAGTGCATTTCCAGAAAAAAATTTATTATTGGTAGGTTGGCTAACAGTATTGACCTTGATAATGGCAATAGGAGTTGTTATTTATCTTCCTAGAATGCTTAAAGTTGGATTTTATCCTAGTTTTTCTGCTTTTACTTTCCCCTTTGTTATAACGGCAATAGGTTTAAAATTAACTACAAAATTTTTAGGAGAGCAGTTTGGTAATCCTTTACTTGGTTATTTTGCTCGGATAATGGAAGGTTTATCAGTTATTTTAGTGTTATTTGTTTTATTTAAATACTTAGGTTATTTTTATCGAAATTGGAATCGACAACAGAGTCAGGAAACAGAAGTAGCTTAATATAATCCAGGAGGTATTTTATGAAGAAAATACTCCACATATTATCTCAAAGGCCTGAAAAAACTGGCAGTGGAATCTTTTTGCAGAATATATTTAAAGAAGCTGCTAAAAAAGACTATAAACAGGCAGCTGTTGCTGGAGTACCTAAGAATTTAGAGAGGGTGGATTTAGGTGTTATAGATAAAGAAGATTTTTATCCAGTGAAATTTGAAACAGAAAGGATTCCTTTTGCTGTCGTAGGGATGAGTAATGTCATGCCTTATAAGAGTGAAAGATATATGGATTTGACAGATGAGATGCTTAAAAAGTGGAAACTAGGATTTAAGGAACAGATAACTAAAGCAATTGAAGAATTTAAGCCTGACTTAATTTTGTCGCACCATTTGTGGATTTTAACTTCTTTTTTGCAAGAATTTATTACTGATATTCCCATCAAAGCTATTTGTCATGGGACAGGATTAAGGCAGCTAAAACAGACTGAAAGATTTGCTGATTATGTAACTGCCGGATGTAGAAAAGCAGATACTATTTTTGCTCTTCATGATCAGCAGAAGGAAAAAATTAGTCAACTTTATGAAATTGATCCAGAAAAGATTATAGTTATAGGGAGCGGTTATGATTCTGATATTTTTTATACCCCCAATAACAATTATATTGATGATTTGATAAGAATTGTTTATGCGGGCAAGTTAAGTTATTCGAAAGGTATCAAATCTTTAATTAGGGCTTATAATAAATTGAACTTTGCTAGAGATAAATTAGAACTTGTTTTAGTAGGTAATGGCAGTGGAAAAGAAGTAGAGGAAATTAAGAGGATGGCTCAAAATAGCAGATTTAAAGTTAGTTTGACAGGAGCTGTTCCGCAAGCTAAAGTTGGAGATATTTTTAGACAAGCAGATATTTTCTGTTTACCTTCTTTTTATGAAGGGCTACCTTTGGTATTAATCGAAGCATTGGCTTCTGGATTAAGGGTGGTAACTACTAACTTGCAGGGAGTGAAGGAATGGATTGGTAATAAAATAAATAATAGTGGTGCTATAGAGTATGTAAAGTTACCTTCATTAAAAGAACCAGGAGTTCCTATTGAAGATGATTTAGTAGAATTTGAAATGAGACTACAAAAAGCCTTAGAAAAGCAGATTAATAATTTGGAAGCTGATGATTATTTAGAGAATCAGGACTTAATTAAAGCTATTAAAAGAATGTCTTGGACAGGAGTATTAGAGCGAATGGAAGAACATTTTTAGTTTGTGAT
This region includes:
- a CDS encoding TDT family transporter, giving the protein MINIFEQAPIPIAGLMLGLAGLGNLIRPYGSQYRYIAGILSTLIAVLLVIRFLIDRENFLKELENSIVASVAPTFSMGIMILASYIIKFSFPLALYIWYGGIILHGLLIISFSSRFILNFDIKKVFPSYFIVYVGIVVASVTAPAFNHILLGQLIFWFGFIAYMILLPIISYRVFGIREIKDPALPTISIFTAPAGLCLAGYMSAFPEKNLLLVGWLTVLTLIMAIGVVIYLPRMLKVGFYPSFSAFTFPFVITAIGLKLTTKFLGEQFGNPLLGYFARIMEGLSVILVLFVLFKYLGYFYRNWNRQQSQETEVA
- a CDS encoding glycosyltransferase family 4 protein is translated as MKKILHILSQRPEKTGSGIFLQNIFKEAAKKDYKQAAVAGVPKNLERVDLGVIDKEDFYPVKFETERIPFAVVGMSNVMPYKSERYMDLTDEMLKKWKLGFKEQITKAIEEFKPDLILSHHLWILTSFLQEFITDIPIKAICHGTGLRQLKQTERFADYVTAGCRKADTIFALHDQQKEKISQLYEIDPEKIIVIGSGYDSDIFYTPNNNYIDDLIRIVYAGKLSYSKGIKSLIRAYNKLNFARDKLELVLVGNGSGKEVEEIKRMAQNSRFKVSLTGAVPQAKVGDIFRQADIFCLPSFYEGLPLVLIEALASGLRVVTTNLQGVKEWIGNKINNSGAIEYVKLPSLKEPGVPIEDDLVEFEMRLQKALEKQINNLEADDYLENQDLIKAIKRMSWTGVLERMEEHF